A single region of the Gilliamella apis genome encodes:
- the rnr gene encoding ribonuclease R codes for MIKDPFYDREAKKYDSPIASRELILDYLTKEAKPANLDKIAQAVSIKNDEQKEALHRRLRAMERDGQVVFTRRKCYALPEKFDMVKGSVIAHRDGFGFLRVEGKPEDYFLSPEQMKKVLQGDVILAQPIGSQYRGKTEARVVRILEPRTNQIVGRYFIEQGVGFVVPDDSRLNFDILIAGKPNRTVRMGSVVVVELQQRPERRQKAVGIIKEVLGEIMGTNLAIDIALRNHEIPYEFPKAVEKEVNKFSDQVPESAKKGRKDLRDLPLVTIDGEDARDFDDAVYCQKNRGGGYRLWVAIADVSYYVRNGKALDKEACLRGTSVYFPSRVVPMLPEVLSNGLCSLNPQVDRLCLVCEMTVSNKGRLTGYQFYEAVMNSHARLTYTKVAKILEGDKELREHYRELVPHLENLYGLYKVLDNARVTRGAIGFESEEPKFIFNADKRIESIELVQRNDAHKIIEECMILANVAAAKLVINAEIPSLFRVHDRPDEDRMNNLRSILSELGLSLGGGANPTPKDIAKLMVDVEARPDHEMLQTVILRSMKQAIYDPENRGHFGLALEEYAHFTSPIRRYPDLLLHRAIKWVLANEQHKTSKTGGHRYTISEMLYFGEHCSITERRADEAVRDVVDWLKCDYMQDHVGEVFNGTISSVVNFGFFVRLDDLFIDGLVHVSSLENDYYIYDASRNRLIGENTRFSYRLGDKVQVKVDNVNPEERKIDFSLVGSNNKPQRQGKTARDKANKADISFATDLPVKRKAKSPPDSKKKKANAKVANKAEAKVKSKKRTKAKAKSKAASKTKSKSASTSSNKRKKE; via the coding sequence ATGATAAAAGATCCATTTTATGATCGTGAGGCGAAAAAATATGATTCGCCGATCGCCAGCCGTGAGCTGATTTTAGACTATCTTACTAAAGAAGCAAAACCAGCTAATTTAGACAAGATAGCTCAAGCAGTATCAATTAAGAATGATGAACAAAAAGAAGCATTACATCGAAGATTGCGGGCGATGGAACGTGATGGCCAAGTGGTGTTTACACGGCGTAAGTGTTATGCCTTACCGGAAAAATTCGATATGGTGAAGGGGAGTGTTATTGCCCACCGTGATGGCTTTGGTTTTTTAAGGGTAGAAGGAAAACCAGAAGATTATTTTTTATCACCTGAACAAATGAAAAAAGTGTTACAGGGTGATGTTATATTAGCACAACCAATTGGTAGCCAATATAGAGGTAAAACAGAAGCACGTGTAGTACGAATTTTAGAACCCAGAACTAACCAAATCGTTGGGCGATATTTTATTGAACAAGGTGTTGGCTTTGTGGTACCTGATGACAGTCGATTGAACTTTGATATTTTGATCGCGGGTAAACCAAATCGCACCGTAAGAATGGGGTCGGTTGTGGTAGTTGAATTACAACAACGTCCTGAGCGTCGTCAAAAAGCAGTAGGTATTATTAAAGAAGTTCTTGGTGAGATTATGGGAACCAATTTAGCAATAGATATTGCGTTACGTAATCATGAGATCCCTTACGAATTTCCTAAAGCAGTTGAAAAAGAGGTCAACAAATTTAGTGATCAAGTGCCTGAAAGTGCTAAAAAAGGACGTAAAGATCTACGAGATTTACCGTTAGTTACTATTGATGGTGAAGATGCCCGTGATTTTGATGATGCAGTTTATTGTCAAAAAAATCGTGGCGGTGGCTATCGATTATGGGTAGCAATTGCTGATGTGAGTTATTATGTTCGCAACGGTAAAGCTTTAGATAAAGAGGCTTGCTTACGAGGTACGTCGGTCTATTTTCCTTCACGGGTGGTACCAATGTTACCGGAGGTGTTATCTAATGGCCTTTGTTCTCTCAATCCACAAGTTGATCGTTTATGTTTAGTTTGTGAAATGACGGTGTCGAACAAAGGACGTTTAACCGGTTATCAATTTTATGAAGCAGTAATGAACTCACACGCTCGCTTAACTTATACTAAGGTTGCCAAAATTTTAGAAGGTGATAAAGAGTTACGTGAACATTATCGAGAGTTAGTACCTCATCTTGAAAATCTTTATGGCTTATATAAGGTATTAGATAATGCTCGGGTTACTCGTGGCGCAATTGGTTTTGAGTCAGAAGAACCAAAATTCATTTTTAATGCAGATAAACGTATTGAGAGTATTGAATTAGTACAGCGTAATGACGCACATAAAATTATTGAAGAGTGTATGATTTTAGCCAATGTTGCTGCGGCAAAATTGGTCATTAATGCTGAGATTCCGTCTTTATTCCGCGTGCATGATAGACCGGATGAAGATCGCATGAATAATTTACGCAGTATTTTAAGTGAACTCGGTTTATCACTTGGCGGTGGAGCAAATCCAACACCTAAAGATATTGCCAAATTAATGGTTGATGTTGAAGCAAGACCCGATCATGAGATGTTACAGACTGTAATTTTACGCTCAATGAAGCAAGCAATTTATGATCCCGAAAATCGTGGTCATTTTGGCCTAGCGCTTGAAGAATATGCTCATTTCACGTCGCCAATTCGTCGTTATCCTGATTTATTATTACATCGAGCCATTAAATGGGTACTGGCGAATGAACAACATAAAACCAGTAAAACTGGTGGGCATCGTTATACCATTAGCGAAATGCTTTATTTTGGTGAACACTGCTCAATAACTGAACGTCGTGCGGATGAAGCCGTGCGTGATGTCGTTGATTGGCTAAAATGTGACTATATGCAAGATCATGTTGGTGAGGTATTCAATGGTACTATCTCTAGTGTGGTTAATTTCGGCTTTTTTGTCCGGTTAGATGATCTGTTTATTGATGGTTTAGTGCATGTTTCGTCACTGGAAAATGATTATTATATTTATGATGCATCACGTAATCGTCTAATTGGTGAGAATACTCGCTTTAGTTATCGTTTAGGTGATAAAGTTCAAGTAAAAGTCGATAATGTTAATCCAGAAGAGCGTAAAATTGATTTTTCTTTGGTCGGCAGTAATAATAAGCCACAACGTCAAGGTAAGACGGCAAGAGATAAAGCTAATAAAGCTGATATAAGTTTTGCTACTGATTTACCAGTAAAACGCAAAGCTAAAAGTCCACCAGATAGCAAAAAGAAAAAAGCGAACGCTAAAGTAGCAAATAAAGCAGAAGCTAAAGTGAAAAGTAAAAAACGAACAAAAGCTAAAGCAAAATCTAAAGCGGCATCTAAGACTAAATCTAAATCAGCATCGACATCAAGTAATAAGAGAAAAAAAGAGTAA
- the rlmB gene encoding 23S rRNA (guanosine(2251)-2'-O)-methyltransferase RlmB, with product MSETVYGIHAIEALLTRAPERIIEVFIAKGREDKRLTALVQELEQLSLTVKVTNRQYLDEKSKNGVHQGILAMVKPSRGYQENDIPLLMEQHPIPVILILDGVTDPHNLGACIRTADAAGVNFIIVPKDRSAPLNSTAQKVASGAAESVPVVRVTNLARTMRMLQDEYQVWIVGTAGEATSTLYQTDFYKSSKNLSLALVMGAEGEGMRRLTKEHCDELVSIPMAGIVSSLNVSVATGVCLFEIVRQKNR from the coding sequence ATGAGTGAAACAGTATACGGTATCCACGCCATTGAAGCATTGTTAACGCGTGCTCCAGAAAGAATTATTGAAGTTTTTATCGCTAAAGGTCGAGAAGATAAACGCTTGACTGCCCTTGTTCAAGAATTAGAACAGTTAAGTTTAACAGTGAAAGTAACCAATAGACAATATCTAGATGAAAAATCAAAAAATGGTGTTCATCAAGGTATATTAGCGATGGTAAAACCAAGCCGTGGTTACCAAGAAAATGATATCCCATTATTGATGGAACAACATCCCATTCCGGTTATTTTAATTTTAGATGGTGTGACCGACCCACATAATTTAGGTGCCTGCATTCGTACCGCTGATGCCGCTGGTGTCAATTTTATTATTGTGCCAAAGGATCGCTCTGCACCACTTAACTCAACCGCACAAAAAGTTGCTAGTGGCGCAGCTGAAAGCGTGCCTGTAGTTAGAGTTACCAATTTAGCTCGAACTATGCGGATGTTACAAGATGAATATCAAGTCTGGATTGTAGGTACTGCCGGTGAAGCAACCAGCACACTTTATCAGACTGATTTTTATAAAAGTTCAAAAAACTTATCTCTGGCCTTAGTAATGGGGGCTGAAGGCGAAGGTATGCGTCGATTAACTAAAGAGCATTGTGATGAGCTAGTCAGTATACCTATGGCAGGAATTGTCTCTTCACTTAATGTTTCGGTAGCGACAGGTGTTTGCTTATTTGAAATTGTTAGACAAAAAAATAGATAG
- a CDS encoding 5-formyltetrahydrofolate cyclo-ligase — protein sequence MNIRQAIRQKRRDLSPQQRCNAQQIIYQKIKNHPALNQAENIAIFLSFDGEVDTKPIIEYLWQQNKSVYLPITHPFCKNHLLFLKYTTNTPLIKNHFGIFEPELNVNNVIPFVQLDIVFTPLVAFDERGYRMGMGGGYYDRMLANYQQQQILPIGLAFSCQKLANIDNQPWDIKLPEIIYA from the coding sequence ATGAATATTCGGCAAGCGATACGTCAAAAAAGACGTGATTTATCTCCACAACAACGCTGTAATGCGCAGCAAATTATTTATCAAAAAATTAAAAATCATCCAGCTTTGAATCAAGCTGAAAATATCGCTATTTTTTTGTCATTTGATGGGGAAGTCGATACTAAACCGATTATTGAATATCTATGGCAACAAAACAAATCAGTCTACTTACCAATTACCCATCCATTTTGTAAAAATCACCTACTCTTTTTAAAGTACACCACAAATACGCCACTCATAAAAAATCATTTTGGCATCTTTGAACCAGAACTTAATGTCAATAATGTCATTCCGTTTGTACAACTTGATATCGTCTTTACACCATTAGTTGCTTTTGATGAACGAGGTTATCGTATGGGAATGGGCGGTGGCTATTACGACCGAATGCTAGCAAATTATCAACAACAACAGATATTACCTATTGGGCTCGCATTTTCCTGCCAAAAATTGGCCAATATTGATAATCAACCTTGGGATATCAAATTGCCAGAAATAATTTATGCTTAA
- the zapA gene encoding cell division protein ZapA: protein METQAVTVQIFGRTLKFNCPVEEVDALTNAAKDLDARLTNLREKSPQVGSDQLIMTAALNISYELTKEKEKSDEFANRLKMLQQLLDSALNTNN, encoded by the coding sequence ATGGAAACTCAAGCTGTCACGGTTCAGATTTTTGGGCGAACTTTAAAATTTAATTGCCCTGTTGAAGAAGTTGACGCACTTACAAATGCGGCTAAAGATTTAGATGCACGCTTAACAAATTTACGAGAAAAATCACCACAAGTTGGCAGCGATCAACTTATTATGACTGCTGCACTAAATATATCTTATGAACTAACTAAAGAGAAAGAAAAAAGCGATGAGTTTGCTAACAGATTAAAAATGCTACAGCAGTTACTTGATTCCGCTTTAAATACCAACAATTAG
- the dxs gene encoding 1-deoxy-D-xylulose-5-phosphate synthase — protein MIKMNLDKFPLLKQINFPTDLKRYPLSQLPEICQELRQFLLDSVSQSSGHLASGLGVVELTVALHYVYNTPFDKIIWDVGHQAYPHKILTGRRDQMLTIRQKGGLHPFPHRYESEYDVLTTGHSSTSISAALGIAIAEQQKQSGQKVAAIIGDGALTAGMAFEAMNHAGHIKPDMLVIVNDNDMSISENTGALNQHLAQLLTSKAYTSFRESGKKVLSNIPPLKELFKKTEEHLKGLVTPAILFEELGFNYIGPVDGHDVETLVATLQNVRQLKGPQLLHIITQKGKGYGPAEQNPTLWHGVPKFNPNEGTLPISKKVAPTYSKIFGDWLCEIAEHDKRLMAITPAMGEGSGMTEFAKRYPNQFFDVAIAEQHAVTLAAGFAISEFKPVVAIYSTFLQRAYDQVIHDIAIQNLPVLFAIDRAGIVGADGETHQGAFDLSFLRCIPNLVIMTPSDENECRQMLYTGYLHNGPSAVRYPRGEGCGASLQPLNPIPLGQSKYCREGENIALLNFGTLLPEALQAADQINATVIDMRFVKPLDEKVLLHIGQSHNILVTIEENSIKGGAGSAVNEFLLSKKTKCDILNIGLPDVFIPQGSQQEMRDEVGLNAKHIIDKINTFIKL, from the coding sequence ATGATAAAAATGAATTTAGATAAATTTCCTTTATTAAAGCAAATCAATTTCCCCACGGATCTTAAACGTTATCCGCTATCACAATTGCCAGAGATTTGTCAGGAATTACGACAATTTTTATTAGATAGTGTTAGTCAATCTAGTGGCCATTTAGCTTCAGGTTTAGGTGTAGTCGAATTAACCGTTGCTTTACATTATGTCTATAACACTCCATTTGATAAAATTATATGGGATGTAGGGCATCAAGCTTATCCGCATAAAATCCTTACTGGTCGACGTGATCAGATGCTAACCATTCGCCAAAAAGGTGGATTGCACCCTTTTCCTCATCGTTATGAAAGTGAATACGATGTGTTAACAACTGGCCATTCATCAACATCTATTAGTGCCGCGCTAGGTATTGCTATTGCTGAACAACAAAAGCAATCAGGACAAAAAGTAGCAGCAATTATTGGTGATGGAGCATTAACCGCTGGTATGGCATTTGAAGCAATGAATCACGCAGGTCATATAAAACCTGATATGCTAGTCATTGTTAATGACAACGATATGTCGATTTCTGAAAACACCGGCGCACTTAATCAGCATTTAGCGCAACTTTTAACAAGTAAAGCTTATACCTCTTTTCGTGAAAGTGGTAAAAAAGTCCTTTCGAATATTCCGCCATTAAAAGAATTATTCAAAAAAACCGAAGAACATTTAAAAGGATTAGTGACTCCAGCCATTTTATTTGAAGAATTAGGCTTCAATTATATTGGCCCAGTAGATGGTCATGATGTCGAAACACTTGTAGCTACCTTGCAAAATGTGAGGCAGTTAAAAGGACCACAACTACTGCACATTATTACTCAAAAAGGTAAAGGCTATGGCCCTGCCGAACAAAACCCGACTTTATGGCATGGTGTTCCCAAATTTAATCCCAACGAAGGGACTTTACCGATTTCAAAAAAAGTTGCACCAACCTATTCAAAAATATTCGGAGATTGGCTGTGTGAGATAGCCGAACATGATAAACGTTTAATGGCAATTACCCCTGCCATGGGCGAAGGCTCTGGTATGACTGAATTTGCAAAACGCTATCCCAATCAATTTTTCGATGTGGCCATTGCTGAGCAACATGCGGTAACGTTAGCCGCAGGCTTTGCTATTAGTGAATTTAAACCGGTAGTAGCCATCTATTCCACTTTTTTGCAACGTGCGTATGATCAAGTGATCCATGATATTGCTATCCAAAATTTACCTGTCCTGTTTGCTATAGATAGAGCTGGTATTGTTGGCGCTGATGGTGAAACCCATCAAGGGGCTTTCGATTTAAGTTTTCTACGCTGTATTCCTAATCTTGTTATTATGACTCCGAGTGATGAAAATGAATGTCGACAAATGCTTTATACAGGTTATTTACATAATGGCCCATCAGCGGTACGTTATCCTCGTGGTGAAGGATGTGGTGCTAGCTTACAACCACTCAATCCAATACCATTGGGACAATCAAAATACTGTCGTGAAGGTGAAAATATTGCTTTACTTAATTTTGGCACATTATTACCTGAAGCTTTACAAGCAGCCGATCAAATAAATGCTACAGTGATAGATATGCGTTTTGTAAAACCACTAGATGAAAAAGTCCTTTTGCACATTGGTCAAAGCCATAATATACTTGTCACCATCGAAGAGAACAGTATCAAAGGTGGGGCAGGAAGCGCCGTCAATGAATTTTTGTTATCGAAAAAAACAAAATGTGATATTTTAAACATCGGATTGCCTGATGTGTTTATTCCACAAGGATCACAACAAGAAATGCGTGATGAAGTTGGATTAAACGCCAAACATATAATCGACAAAATTAATACATTTATAAAACTATAG
- the ispA gene encoding (2E,6E)-farnesyl diphosphate synthase, translated as MMNSTKPLQERIDNYLTTYISQFAPSNLQQAMSYSLLAGGKRIRPILVYLTGQMFNCPLEKLDPIAAAIESMHTYSLIHDDLPAMDNDNLRRGKPTCHIQFGHAEAILAGDALQSLAFGLLCENQHIDNQSKINMISELANASGLAGMCLGQSLDLQAEQQKVTLEHLQNIHNYKTGALIQAAVRLGAYASGEVAKPYYQILDDYAQAIGLAFQIQDDILDVIGEQELMGKPQGSDIALEKSTYPSLVGLQNAIEMTNTLYRQAIDSLQQIPYNSQPLQDLAGFIINRNS; from the coding sequence ATAATGAATAGCACAAAACCATTACAAGAACGTATTGATAATTATTTAACAACATATATTTCGCAATTTGCCCCTTCAAACTTGCAACAGGCGATGAGCTACAGTCTGCTTGCCGGAGGCAAACGAATCCGCCCCATTCTAGTTTATCTAACTGGGCAGATGTTTAATTGTCCTTTAGAAAAACTTGATCCCATTGCAGCAGCTATTGAATCAATGCATACTTATTCTTTAATTCATGATGATCTACCTGCCATGGATAATGATAACCTCAGGCGGGGTAAACCTACTTGTCATATTCAATTTGGTCACGCAGAAGCAATTCTTGCTGGTGATGCCTTACAATCGCTAGCTTTTGGTTTATTATGCGAAAATCAACATATTGATAACCAAAGTAAAATTAATATGATTAGTGAACTTGCTAACGCCAGTGGTCTTGCAGGTATGTGCTTAGGTCAATCACTTGATTTGCAAGCAGAACAACAAAAAGTAACCCTTGAACATTTACAAAATATCCATAATTATAAAACCGGTGCTTTAATTCAAGCTGCAGTTAGGCTTGGTGCTTATGCTAGTGGTGAGGTAGCCAAACCCTATTATCAAATCTTAGATGACTATGCTCAAGCTATTGGATTAGCATTTCAAATTCAAGATGACATTTTAGATGTTATTGGTGAACAAGAACTAATGGGTAAACCACAAGGCTCAGATATTGCACTTGAAAAAAGTACTTATCCGTCATTAGTTGGCTTACAAAATGCAATTGAAATGACAAACACATTATATCGACAAGCTATCGATAGTCTGCAGCAAATACCTTATAATAGCCAACCATTACAAGATCTTGCTGGTTTTATTATTAATCGAAATAGTTAA
- the xseB gene encoding exodeoxyribonuclease VII small subunit, which translates to MAKKQDKEASFEETIKQLEAIVTQLENGDLPLDDALNEFEKGIKLARSGQKQLNEAEQRIQILLSENSDAQLSEFSIDNNE; encoded by the coding sequence ATGGCAAAAAAACAAGATAAAGAAGCAAGTTTTGAAGAAACAATCAAACAACTTGAAGCAATTGTCACTCAACTTGAAAATGGTGATTTACCATTAGATGATGCTTTAAATGAGTTTGAAAAAGGGATTAAATTAGCCCGTTCAGGTCAAAAACAACTTAATGAGGCTGAACAACGCATCCAAATTTTGTTATCTGAAAATAGTGATGCTCAATTATCTGAATTTTCAATTGATAATAATGAATAG
- the rmuC gene encoding DNA recombination protein RmuC gives MFGSLGLSEWTAIIIAIIAVVLLIILLKTQFRANNLHALFDLQLNQKKQENQVLTTQITQLEQELNQCQQQNIAQNIKISELQTRLEETMNAAQQRQTILEQSEQRLTTQFENLANRIFEQSGKKIEQQNKQSLDFLLSPLKQQLESFQKQVQDSFGQEAKERHTLTHEIRNLQQLNELMTKEATNLTNALKGNNKTQGNWGEFILSQILDNSGLRLGHEYHTQVNLTNENNQRLQPDVIVHLPQGGDVVIDSKVTLVAYERYFNSDDDDIRTKAIADHLASVRNHLKQLSQKDYHKLIGINSLDYVLMFIPVEPAFLSAIDQDPTLINDALKNNIMIVSPTTLLVALRTIHNLWRFEYQNRNAELIADRASKLYDKVRGFIEDMENLGNCLDKAQQTYQSSMNKLSKGRGNVVGQIERFRELGIEVKKPINPDIAQLSVDELEREQEDYPSCHDTQ, from the coding sequence ATGTTTGGAAGTTTAGGCTTAAGTGAATGGACAGCGATAATAATTGCTATTATCGCCGTTGTTTTATTAATCATTTTATTAAAAACGCAATTTAGAGCCAATAATCTACATGCTTTATTTGATTTACAACTAAATCAAAAAAAACAAGAAAATCAAGTTTTAACCACTCAAATAACACAGTTGGAACAAGAATTAAACCAATGCCAACAACAAAATATCGCCCAAAATATCAAAATTAGCGAGTTACAAACTCGTTTGGAAGAGACCATGAATGCGGCACAGCAACGGCAAACCATTCTGGAACAAAGTGAGCAACGCTTAACAACTCAGTTCGAAAATTTAGCTAATCGAATTTTTGAACAAAGCGGCAAAAAGATTGAGCAACAAAATAAACAAAGTTTAGATTTTCTACTTTCACCACTAAAACAACAATTAGAAAGCTTTCAGAAACAGGTTCAAGACAGCTTTGGACAAGAAGCCAAAGAGCGTCATACTCTCACCCATGAAATCCGCAATTTGCAACAGCTTAATGAATTAATGACTAAGGAAGCCACTAATTTAACTAATGCATTAAAAGGCAATAACAAAACTCAAGGTAATTGGGGAGAGTTTATTCTTAGTCAAATTTTGGATAATTCAGGACTCCGCTTGGGACATGAGTATCACACTCAGGTTAATTTAACCAATGAAAATAATCAACGATTGCAACCAGATGTAATTGTTCATTTACCTCAAGGTGGTGATGTTGTCATTGATTCAAAAGTTACTTTAGTTGCCTATGAACGTTACTTTAACAGTGATGACGATGATATTAGAACTAAGGCTATTGCCGATCATCTTGCTTCGGTACGTAATCATTTAAAACAGCTTAGCCAAAAAGATTATCACAAACTCATTGGTATCAATTCATTAGATTATGTTTTAATGTTTATTCCAGTTGAACCAGCATTTTTGTCAGCAATTGATCAAGATCCTACATTAATTAATGATGCTTTAAAAAACAATATTATGATTGTTAGTCCAACAACCTTATTGGTAGCGTTAAGAACTATTCATAATTTGTGGCGATTTGAATACCAAAATCGTAACGCCGAACTTATTGCTGATAGAGCAAGTAAACTATATGATAAAGTTCGTGGTTTTATTGAGGATATGGAAAACCTAGGTAACTGCTTAGATAAAGCGCAACAAACCTATCAATCTTCAATGAACAAACTATCTAAAGGACGAGGTAATGTTGTTGGTCAAATAGAACGATTCAGGGAATTAGGAATTGAAGTAAAAAAACCGATCAATCCTGATATAGCCCAACTATCAGTTGATGAACTTGAACGTGAACAAGAAGATTATCCATCTTGCCACGATACTCAATAA
- the epmA gene encoding elongation factor P--(R)-beta-lysine ligase, with amino-acid sequence MTWQPTASINNLLKRAKIVSQVRQFFADRCILEVETPTLSQYAVTDVHLSSFHTLFLKPGETNEQQGQKMSLITSPEYHMKRLLAAGSGPIYQICKCFRNHEEVSRYHNPEFTMLEWYRIQFDMMQMINEVDDLLQNILDCEPAERISYQKAFQRHLNIDPLEADQASLIDAMKKLNIELNTDDYDRDTLLQCLFSFGVEPHIGQEKPVAVYNFPASQAALAAISSEDHRVASRFEFYYKGVELANGFKELTNPQEQKMRFEQNNIDRANQNLPPQNIDIELIAAMEAGLPDCAGVAVGLDRLIMLALDAMNLDDVISFTFARA; translated from the coding sequence ATGACTTGGCAACCAACTGCATCAATTAATAATTTACTTAAGCGCGCTAAAATTGTATCTCAAGTAAGACAGTTTTTCGCTGATCGCTGTATATTAGAAGTCGAGACGCCAACCTTAAGCCAATATGCAGTAACAGATGTGCATCTGAGCTCATTTCATACCTTATTTTTAAAACCTGGTGAAACCAATGAACAACAAGGGCAGAAAATGTCATTAATCACCAGCCCTGAATATCATATGAAGCGTTTATTAGCGGCTGGCAGTGGCCCTATTTATCAAATATGTAAATGCTTTCGTAATCATGAAGAAGTGAGTCGCTATCATAATCCTGAATTTACCATGCTTGAGTGGTATCGTATCCAATTTGATATGATGCAAATGATTAACGAGGTCGATGATCTTCTACAAAACATTTTAGATTGCGAACCAGCCGAACGTATCTCTTATCAAAAAGCATTTCAACGTCATCTAAATATTGACCCATTGGAAGCTGATCAAGCAAGCCTAATTGATGCGATGAAAAAGCTTAATATCGAGCTCAATACTGATGATTATGATCGCGATACTTTATTACAATGCCTATTTAGTTTCGGCGTCGAACCTCATATTGGTCAAGAGAAACCGGTTGCAGTATATAATTTCCCTGCTTCTCAAGCAGCATTAGCAGCGATCAGTTCGGAAGACCATCGAGTCGCCAGCCGTTTTGAGTTTTATTATAAAGGGGTAGAACTGGCTAATGGATTTAAAGAATTAACCAATCCGCAAGAACAAAAGATGCGTTTTGAACAAAATAATATTGATAGGGCTAATCAAAATTTACCACCACAAAATATTGATATTGAGTTAATTGCGGCTATGGAAGCTGGTTTACCTGATTGTGCCGGTGTTGCCGTAGGACTTGACCGCTTAATTATGTTAGCACTTGATGCCATGAATTTAGACGATGTCATTTCATTCACTTTTGCAAGGGCTTGA